In a single window of the Haloprofundus halobius genome:
- a CDS encoding DUF1931 domain-containing protein, which produces MSDLIVKAAVKEALSDHNVSADFYDALNEEVAELLDDAAERAESNDRKTVQPRDL; this is translated from the coding sequence ATGTCTGACCTAATCGTCAAAGCAGCCGTGAAGGAAGCACTGTCGGATCACAACGTCTCGGCCGATTTCTACGACGCCCTCAACGAGGAGGTCGCCGAACTCCTCGACGACGCCGCCGAGCGTGCCGAATCGAACGACAGGAAGACGGTCCAGCCCCGCGACCTGTAG